A region from the Vanacampus margaritifer isolate UIUO_Vmar chromosome 5, RoL_Vmar_1.0, whole genome shotgun sequence genome encodes:
- the cul3b gene encoding cullin-3b isoform X1: MSNLSKGGTKKDTKMRIRAFPMTMDEKYVNNIWDLLKNAIQEIQRKNNSGLSFEELYRNAYTMVLHKHGEKLYTGLREVVTEHLINKVREDVLNSLNNNFLQTLNQAWNDHQTAMVMIRDILMYMDRVYVQQNNVENVYNLGLIIFRDQVVRYGCIRDHLRQTLLDMIARERKGEVVDRGAIRNACQMLMILGLEGRSVYEEDFEAPFLEMSAEFFQMESQKFLAENSASVYIKKVEARINEEIERVMHCLDKSTEEPIVKVVERELISKHMKTIVEMENSGLVHMLKNGKTDDLACMYKLFSRVPNGLKTMCECMSSYLREQGKALVSEEGEGKNPVDYIQGLLDLKLRFDRFLQESFNNDRLFKQTIAGDFEYFLNLNSRSPEYLSLFIDDKLKKGVKGLTEQEVESILDKAMVLFRFMQEKDVFERYYKQHLARRLLTNKSVSDDSEKNMISKLKTECGCQFTSKLEGMFRDMSISNTTMDEFRQHLQTTGVSLGGVDLTVRVLTTGYWPTQSATPKCNIPPSPRHAFEVFRRFYLGKHSGRQLTLQHHMGSADLNATFYGPIKKVMTDDDCQQEDGSEVGVGGAQVTGSNTRKHILQVSTFQMTILMLFNNREKSIFEEIQQETDIPERELVRALQSLACGKPTQRVLTKEPKSKEIENGHMFTVNDQFTSKLHRVKIQTVAAKQGESDPERKETRQKVDDDRKHEIEAAIVRIMKSRKKMQHNVLVAEVTQQLRARFLPSPVVIKKRIEGLIEREYLARTPEDRKVYTYVA; this comes from the exons ATGTCTAATCTCAGCAAAGGCGGCACCAAGAAGGACACCAAAATGAGGATACGGGCCTTTCCT ATGACAATGGATGAGAAGTATGTGAACAACATATGGGACCTCCTGAAGAACGCCATTCAGGAGATTCAGAGGAAGAACAACAGTGGCCTGAGCTTTGAGGAGCTTTACAGGAACGCCTATACGATGGTGCTCCACAAACACGGAGAGAAGCTTTACACCGGACTGCGGGAGGTCGTCACCGAACATTTGATCAACAAA GTACGAGAAGATGTCCTCAACTCCCTGAACAATAACTTCCTCCAAACCTTAAACCAGGCTTGGAATGACCACCAGACTGCAATGGTGATGATCCGGGACATCCTGATGTACATG GACCGGGTTTATGTGCAGCAGAATAACGTGGAGAATGTCTACAACTTGGGTCTCATCATATTTAGGGATCAGGTTGTCCGCTACGGGTGTATCAGAGATCACCTCCGACAAACACTACTGGACATGATCGCACGTGAAAGGAAGGGGGAGGTGGTGGACAG GGGCGCCATCAGAAATGCCTGCCAAATGTTGATGATCCTCGGTCTGGAAGGCAGATCAGTTTATGAAGAGGACTTTGAAGCGCCTTTCTTGGAAATGTCTGCAGAGTTTTTCCAG ATGGAAAGCCAGAAATTTCTTGCAGAAAACAGTGCGAGTGTGTACATAAAGAAGGTAGAAGCCAGGATTAATGAGGAGATTGAGCGGGTGATGCACTGCCTGGATAAATCCACCGAGGAGCCCATTGTCAAGGTAGTGGAGCGAGAGCTCATATCCAAGCACATGAAGACCATTGTGGAGATGGAGAACTCCGGTCTGGTCCACATGCTCAAGAATGGCAAAACCGACG ATCTGGCATGTATGTACAAGCTGTTCAGTCGGGTTCCAAATGGACTGAAGACCATGTGCGAGTGTATGAGCTCGTACCTTCGGGAGCAAGGCAAAGCTCTCGTGTCTGAGGAGGGAGAAGGGAAGAACCCTGTGGACTACATCCAG GGACTACTGGACCTGAAGTTGCGTTTTGACCGTTTCCTCCAGGAATCTTTCAATAACGACCGTCTCTTCAAGCAAACCATTGCCGGAGACTTTGAGTACTTCCTCAACCTCAACTCGCGCTCGCCCGAGTACCTCTCGCTCTTCATCGACGACAAACTGAAAAAAGGTGTCAAAGGG CTGACAGAGCAGGAGGTGGAGTCCATACTGGACAAGGCCATGGTGCTTTTCCGCTTCATGCAGGAGAAGGACGTGTTTGAGAGGTACTACAAGCAACATCTGGCGCGCAGGCTGCTCACCAACAAGAGTGTCTCGGATGACTCCGAGAAGAACATGATCTCCAAACTCAAG ACTGAGTGTGGCTGTCAGTTCACGTCCAAACTGGAAGGCATGTTCCGAGATATGAGCATCTCCAACACCACCATGGACGAGTTCAGGCAACATCTGCAGACCACCGGG GTGTCTCTCGGGGGCGTCGATCTCACTGTGCGGGTGTTGACAACAGGCTACTGGCCGACACAGTCGGCAACACCCAAATGCAACATCCCTCCTTCACCTCGACATGCTTTTGAAGTCTTCAGAAG GTTTTATCTTGGGAAGCACAGCGGTAGACAACTCACACTGCAGCACCACATGGGCTCCGCAGATCTCAACGCCACCTTCTATGGGCCCATTAAAAAG GTGATGACAGATGATGACTGTCAACAGGAGGATGGGTCAGAAGTGGGCGTTGGCGGAGCCCAGGTAACTGGTTCCAACACCAGGAAGCACATCTTGCAGGTGTCCACCTTCCAGATGACCATCCTCATGCTGTTCAACAACAGAGAGAAATCCATATTTGAG GAGATCCAGCAGGAGACGGatattccggagagggagctgGTGCGGGCGCTGCAGTCGCTGGCCTGTGGGAAGCCCACCCAGAGAGTCCTCACCAAGGAGCCCAAGTCCAAGGAGATTGAGAATGGCCACATGTTTACAGTCAATGACCAGTTTACCTCCAAACTGCACCGGGTCAAAATCCAGACAG TGGCTGCTAAACAAGGAGAGTCCGACCCAGAGAGGAAAGAGACCCGACAGAAAGTGGACGATGACAGGAAGCATGAGATTGAAGCTGCTATTGTTCGCATCATGAAGTCTCGGAAGAAGATGCAGCACAATGTCCTAGTAGCAGAG GTCACACAGCAGTTGCGAGCACGATTCCTCCCCAGTCCTGTAGTCATCAAGAAGCGTATTGAAGGACTCATTGAGAGGGAATATTTGGCACGAACGCCTGAGGACCGCAAAGTGTACACCTATGTAGCGTAA
- the cul3b gene encoding cullin-3b isoform X2 — MSNLSKGGTKKDTKMRIRAFPMTMDEKYVNNIWDLLKNAIQEIQRKNNSGLSFEELYRNAYTMVLHKHGEKLYTGLREVVTEHLINKVREDVLNSLNNNFLQTLNQAWNDHQTAMVMIRDILMYMDRVYVQQNNVENVYNLGLIIFRDQVVRYGCIRDHLRQTLLDMIARERKGEVVDRGAIRNACQMLMILGLEGRSVYEEDFEAPFLEMSAEFFQMESQKFLAENSASVYIKKVEARINEEIERVMHCLDKSTEEPIVKVVERELISKHMKTIVEMENSGLVHMLKNGKTDDLACMYKLFSRVPNGLKTMCECMSSYLREQGKALVSEEGEGKNPVDYIQGLLDLKLRFDRFLQESFNNDRLFKQTIAGDFEYFLNLNSRSPEYLSLFIDDKLKKGVKGLTEQEVESILDKAMVLFRFMQEKDVFERYYKQHLARRLLTNKSVSDDSEKNMISKLKTECGCQFTSKLEGMFRDMSISNTTMDEFRQHLQTTGVSLGGVDLTVRVLTTGYWPTQSATPKCNIPPSPRHAFEVFRRFYLGKHSGRQLTLQHHMGSADLNATFYGPIKKEDGSEVGVGGAQVTGSNTRKHILQVSTFQMTILMLFNNREKSIFEEIQQETDIPERELVRALQSLACGKPTQRVLTKEPKSKEIENGHMFTVNDQFTSKLHRVKIQTVAAKQGESDPERKETRQKVDDDRKHEIEAAIVRIMKSRKKMQHNVLVAEVTQQLRARFLPSPVVIKKRIEGLIEREYLARTPEDRKVYTYVA, encoded by the exons ATGTCTAATCTCAGCAAAGGCGGCACCAAGAAGGACACCAAAATGAGGATACGGGCCTTTCCT ATGACAATGGATGAGAAGTATGTGAACAACATATGGGACCTCCTGAAGAACGCCATTCAGGAGATTCAGAGGAAGAACAACAGTGGCCTGAGCTTTGAGGAGCTTTACAGGAACGCCTATACGATGGTGCTCCACAAACACGGAGAGAAGCTTTACACCGGACTGCGGGAGGTCGTCACCGAACATTTGATCAACAAA GTACGAGAAGATGTCCTCAACTCCCTGAACAATAACTTCCTCCAAACCTTAAACCAGGCTTGGAATGACCACCAGACTGCAATGGTGATGATCCGGGACATCCTGATGTACATG GACCGGGTTTATGTGCAGCAGAATAACGTGGAGAATGTCTACAACTTGGGTCTCATCATATTTAGGGATCAGGTTGTCCGCTACGGGTGTATCAGAGATCACCTCCGACAAACACTACTGGACATGATCGCACGTGAAAGGAAGGGGGAGGTGGTGGACAG GGGCGCCATCAGAAATGCCTGCCAAATGTTGATGATCCTCGGTCTGGAAGGCAGATCAGTTTATGAAGAGGACTTTGAAGCGCCTTTCTTGGAAATGTCTGCAGAGTTTTTCCAG ATGGAAAGCCAGAAATTTCTTGCAGAAAACAGTGCGAGTGTGTACATAAAGAAGGTAGAAGCCAGGATTAATGAGGAGATTGAGCGGGTGATGCACTGCCTGGATAAATCCACCGAGGAGCCCATTGTCAAGGTAGTGGAGCGAGAGCTCATATCCAAGCACATGAAGACCATTGTGGAGATGGAGAACTCCGGTCTGGTCCACATGCTCAAGAATGGCAAAACCGACG ATCTGGCATGTATGTACAAGCTGTTCAGTCGGGTTCCAAATGGACTGAAGACCATGTGCGAGTGTATGAGCTCGTACCTTCGGGAGCAAGGCAAAGCTCTCGTGTCTGAGGAGGGAGAAGGGAAGAACCCTGTGGACTACATCCAG GGACTACTGGACCTGAAGTTGCGTTTTGACCGTTTCCTCCAGGAATCTTTCAATAACGACCGTCTCTTCAAGCAAACCATTGCCGGAGACTTTGAGTACTTCCTCAACCTCAACTCGCGCTCGCCCGAGTACCTCTCGCTCTTCATCGACGACAAACTGAAAAAAGGTGTCAAAGGG CTGACAGAGCAGGAGGTGGAGTCCATACTGGACAAGGCCATGGTGCTTTTCCGCTTCATGCAGGAGAAGGACGTGTTTGAGAGGTACTACAAGCAACATCTGGCGCGCAGGCTGCTCACCAACAAGAGTGTCTCGGATGACTCCGAGAAGAACATGATCTCCAAACTCAAG ACTGAGTGTGGCTGTCAGTTCACGTCCAAACTGGAAGGCATGTTCCGAGATATGAGCATCTCCAACACCACCATGGACGAGTTCAGGCAACATCTGCAGACCACCGGG GTGTCTCTCGGGGGCGTCGATCTCACTGTGCGGGTGTTGACAACAGGCTACTGGCCGACACAGTCGGCAACACCCAAATGCAACATCCCTCCTTCACCTCGACATGCTTTTGAAGTCTTCAGAAG GTTTTATCTTGGGAAGCACAGCGGTAGACAACTCACACTGCAGCACCACATGGGCTCCGCAGATCTCAACGCCACCTTCTATGGGCCCATTAAAAAG GAGGATGGGTCAGAAGTGGGCGTTGGCGGAGCCCAGGTAACTGGTTCCAACACCAGGAAGCACATCTTGCAGGTGTCCACCTTCCAGATGACCATCCTCATGCTGTTCAACAACAGAGAGAAATCCATATTTGAG GAGATCCAGCAGGAGACGGatattccggagagggagctgGTGCGGGCGCTGCAGTCGCTGGCCTGTGGGAAGCCCACCCAGAGAGTCCTCACCAAGGAGCCCAAGTCCAAGGAGATTGAGAATGGCCACATGTTTACAGTCAATGACCAGTTTACCTCCAAACTGCACCGGGTCAAAATCCAGACAG TGGCTGCTAAACAAGGAGAGTCCGACCCAGAGAGGAAAGAGACCCGACAGAAAGTGGACGATGACAGGAAGCATGAGATTGAAGCTGCTATTGTTCGCATCATGAAGTCTCGGAAGAAGATGCAGCACAATGTCCTAGTAGCAGAG GTCACACAGCAGTTGCGAGCACGATTCCTCCCCAGTCCTGTAGTCATCAAGAAGCGTATTGAAGGACTCATTGAGAGGGAATATTTGGCACGAACGCCTGAGGACCGCAAAGTGTACACCTATGTAGCGTAA
- the fam124b gene encoding protein FAM124B, whose translation MLTRVLFKRAEDDTADSGAESADSDSSRMSTSAAELMSRRGRKHHHQRLLVLNLHLLANPGDSLLLQHSLDRLLRWLCPSLHVFHVSERASPHRGCARPCPLADSPSLAITFFLHEAYGEERILKVLDFFQRPPWQYHHTESCGSKVSGLHISSGSSAVNAPLRPYLLPSRDFYSLGAGMPVWGVRPVHCGGEILRVTLYSAYDNYEDAVRFYETVLQQQAEEQKTDFCWFTLHAEPGLCLQLAIKQVSAGVRVEPCNSAVLQFSVDEIGQLVPLLPNPCTPISTSRWQTEDLDGNKVLFQVKSPTQAKPPLTSAFPLTCPTVPPRAMQMKSGGHAQSLSPSNLHAPPAWQSHRHSPRAAGESTPEKPPGSQGSGSLCSTPPGSSCYSSQRSSPAPPPSSNSPLRLPLTRSRSRLLPEEDEEEVGETNVDTGIAVTAAVTAAVTRSSSMELLSLSQPQTPAAFGPSRKWLTSACDDDDVNFRTPRATASSSCYGEAGGTAVELFAKTLSSQANTEELADEFFI comes from the exons ATGTTGACAAGAGTGCTGTTCAAGAGAGCGGAAGATGATACCGCGGACTCTGGAGCGGAAAGTGCCGA CTCGGACTCCAGTAGGATGTCAACATCTGCGG CTGAGCTGATGAGCCGGCGCGGCCGCAAGCATCACCATCAGCGTCTCCTGGTTCTCAACTTGCATCTGCTAGCCAACCCTGGAGACTCTTTGCTGCTGCAGCACAGCCTGGACCGGCTGCTGCGCTGGCTCTGCCCCAGCCTGCACGTCTTCCACGTGTCGGAAAGGGCTTCCCCACACCGAGGTTGCGCTCGTCCATGTCCGCTGGCCG actccCCTTCCCTAGCCATTACTTTCTTTCTCCACGAGGCTTATGGAGAAGAGCGGATCCTCAAAGTTCTGGACTTTTTCCAGCGTCCCCCCTGGCAGTACCACCACACGGAGAGCTGTGGCAGCAAAGTGTCCGGGCTCCACATCTCCTCCGGCAGCTCGGCCGTCAACGCCCCGCTGAGGCCCTACCTCCTGCCCAGTCGGGACTTTTACAGCCTGGGCGCGGGGATGCCCGTGTGGGGCGTCCGCCCGGTGCACTGCGGCGGGGAGATCCTGCGGGTGACGCTCTACAGCGCCTACGACAACTACGAGGACGCCGTGCGCTTCTACGAGACGGTGCTGCAGCAGCAAGCGGAGGAGCAGAAGACGGACTTTTGCTGGTTCACCCTCCACGCGG AGCCCGGCCTTTGCCTGCAGCTGGCAATCAAGCAGGTGTCGGCAGGGGTCCGCGTGGAGCCGTGCAACTCTGCCGTGCTGCAGTTCAGTGTGGATGAGATCGGCCAGTTGGTCCCCCTGCTGCCAAACCCGTGCACGCCCATCAGCACATCACGCTGGCAGACTGAAGACCTGGATGGGAACAAGGTTCTCTTCCAG GTGAAAAGCCCAACACAAGCCAAGCCACCTTTGACCTCCGCTTTCCCCCTCACCTGCCCCACCGTGCCTCCCCGGGCCATGCAGATGAAGAGCGGAGGCCACGCCCAAAGCCTGTCGCCTAGCAACCTTCACGCTCCACCAGCCTGGCAAAGCCACAGACATA GTCCGAGGGCCGCCGGTGAGAGTACCCCGGAGAAGCCTCCGGGGAGCCAAGGATCAGGCAGCCTCTGCAGCACACCTCCAGGCAGCTCTTGCTACTCGTCCCAGCGCAGCAGCCCGGCCCCGCCCCCCTCCTCTAACTCCCCGCTGCGCCTCCCGCTCACCCGATCGCGGTCCCGTCTACTGccggaggaggacgaggaggaagtGGGGGAGACCAATGTGGACACAGGGATCGCCGTGACCGCCGCCGTGACCGCCGCCGTGACTCGCTCTTCTTCCATGGAGCTTTTGAGTTTGTCTCAACCGCAGACACCCGCGGCCTTCGGACCCTCCAGGAAGTGGCTTACTTCGGCttgcgacgacgacgacgtgaATTTCAGAACGCCGCGCGCGACTGCTTCCTCTTCCTGTTACGGCGAGGCCGGTGGCACCGCCGTGGAGCTTTTTGCCAAGACGCTGTCATCGCAGGCAAATACCGAGGAGCTAGCCGATGAGTTCTTCATCTGA